One stretch of Pseudomonas sp. NC02 DNA includes these proteins:
- a CDS encoding GNAT family N-acetyltransferase: MTIEIRPAVPSDAAQILTFITELADYEKARHEVIASVVDIERSLFSESATAHGLICLRDGLPIGFAVFFFSYSTWLGSNCLYLEDLYINPEQRGGGAGKKLLRHLAKIACDNGCGRFEWSVLDWNEPAIAFYKSIGAQPQEEWVRYRMEGDALRDFAQG, from the coding sequence ATGACCATCGAGATTCGCCCCGCCGTGCCCAGCGATGCTGCGCAGATCCTGACCTTCATCACCGAGCTTGCCGACTATGAAAAAGCCCGGCACGAAGTGATCGCCAGCGTGGTGGACATCGAGCGCAGCCTGTTCAGTGAAAGTGCCACCGCCCACGGCCTGATCTGCCTGCGCGACGGTTTGCCGATCGGCTTTGCGGTGTTCTTTTTCAGCTATTCCACGTGGCTGGGCAGCAACTGCCTGTACCTCGAAGACCTGTACATCAACCCCGAGCAACGCGGTGGCGGGGCGGGCAAGAAGTTGCTGCGCCACCTGGCGAAAATCGCCTGTGACAACGGCTGCGGGCGTTTCGAGTGGAGCGTGCTGGACTGGAACGAGCCGGCCATCGCGTTCTACAAATCCATCGGTGCCCAGCCCCAGGAAGAGTGGGTACGCTACCGCATGGAAGGCGACGCCCTCAGGGATTTCGCACAGGGTTAA